A region of Pseudomonas putida DNA encodes the following proteins:
- a CDS encoding cysteine hydrolase family protein, which yields MDRPVVMALHYQNDVLHDDGRIKVGLDDCEDRDRLIKAASALLRAARKNDWPIIHVRVAYRGNYSDLIANAPILENVKRIGAVIEGAWGAEFYDALAPFENGKEYVITHKRISALHGTHAEVLLHALNARTLIIAGVATHSVVESTVRHAVDCGFNVIVPSDACSAADPDAHQASLKSMALIATITRVAELTEVMK from the coding sequence ATGGACCGGCCAGTGGTCATGGCGCTCCATTATCAAAATGACGTACTTCATGATGATGGGCGCATCAAGGTCGGCCTGGATGATTGCGAAGACAGAGACCGGCTGATCAAAGCAGCGAGCGCGTTACTTCGTGCGGCCCGCAAGAACGACTGGCCGATCATTCATGTACGCGTTGCCTACCGGGGGAATTATTCCGACCTGATTGCCAACGCGCCCATTCTGGAAAACGTCAAACGCATAGGCGCCGTCATCGAAGGGGCGTGGGGCGCCGAGTTTTACGATGCTCTCGCCCCTTTTGAGAATGGCAAGGAATATGTGATCACCCACAAGCGCATCAGTGCCCTCCATGGCACCCATGCCGAAGTGCTGTTGCACGCGTTGAATGCTCGGACGCTGATCATCGCAGGTGTCGCCACACACTCTGTTGTGGAAAGCACTGTCCGACACGCCGTCGACTGCGGCTTCAACGTCATTGTGCCGAGCGACGCCTGCTCGGCCGCTGACCCAGACGCTCATCAGGCCTCGTTAAAGAGCATGGCACTGATCGCCACCATCACACGCGTCGCTGAACTGACAGAGGTCATGAAATGA
- a CDS encoding arsenic transporter, with translation MLPAALIFLFTLTLVIWQPKGLGVGWSATFGAVLALLCGVVSLHDIPTVWAIIWNATATFIALIIISLLLDEAGFFEWAALHVARWARGDGRRLFAFMVLLGAAVSALFANDGAALILTPIVMSMLLALRFSPAATLAFVMGAGFIADTASLPLVVSNLVNIVSADYFDLGFNAYASVMVPVNLVAVAATLLVLRLYFGRDIPLRYATDELKMPALAIRDRATFRVGWVVLLALLASLFVLEPLGIPVSAVAAACAAVLFAVAARGHVISTRRVLREAPWQIVVFSLGMYLVVYGLRNAGLTDSLGSVLNWLAGHGVWAASLGTGLIAALLSSVMNNLPSVLIGALSIHASEAQGVVREAMIYANVIGCDLGPKITPIGSLATLLWLHVLARKGVSIGWGYYFKVGVLLTVPVLLVTLAALAVRLSI, from the coding sequence ATGCTCCCAGCCGCATTGATTTTCCTGTTTACCCTCACCCTGGTCATCTGGCAGCCCAAAGGCCTGGGCGTTGGCTGGAGCGCCACTTTCGGTGCTGTGCTCGCCCTGCTGTGCGGGGTGGTATCGCTGCACGACATCCCCACGGTCTGGGCCATCATCTGGAACGCCACGGCCACGTTCATAGCCCTCATCATCATCAGCCTGCTGCTGGACGAGGCCGGCTTCTTCGAGTGGGCGGCGCTGCATGTGGCGCGCTGGGCGCGGGGTGACGGGCGCCGCCTGTTCGCCTTCATGGTGTTACTGGGGGCAGCCGTGTCGGCGCTGTTCGCCAATGACGGTGCGGCATTGATCCTCACTCCGATCGTCATGTCGATGCTGCTGGCGCTGCGCTTCTCGCCTGCCGCGACCCTGGCCTTCGTCATGGGCGCGGGCTTCATCGCCGACACCGCCAGCCTGCCACTGGTGGTGTCGAACCTGGTGAACATTGTCTCGGCGGACTACTTCGACCTGGGTTTCAATGCCTATGCCTCGGTCATGGTGCCGGTGAACCTGGTGGCGGTAGCGGCCACGCTGTTGGTCTTGCGGCTGTACTTCGGCCGCGACATCCCGCTGCGCTACGCCACTGACGAGCTCAAGATGCCGGCCCTGGCGATCCGCGACCGCGCTACCTTCCGTGTCGGTTGGGTTGTGCTGCTGGCGTTACTGGCCAGCCTGTTCGTGCTCGAGCCTTTGGGCATCCCGGTCAGTGCCGTGGCTGCGGCCTGCGCGGCCGTTCTGTTCGCCGTCGCCGCCCGTGGTCATGTGATTTCCACACGCCGCGTGCTGCGTGAAGCGCCGTGGCAGATTGTGGTGTTTTCACTGGGGATGTATCTGGTGGTCTACGGGTTGCGCAATGCCGGCTTGACCGACTCGCTCGGCAGTGTGCTGAACTGGCTGGCCGGGCATGGCGTGTGGGCGGCTTCGTTGGGTACCGGCCTGATTGCCGCGCTGTTGTCGTCGGTGATGAACAACCTGCCCAGCGTGCTGATCGGTGCGCTGTCGATTCATGCCAGCGAGGCGCAGGGTGTAGTGCGCGAAGCGATGATCTATGCCAACGTCATTGGCTGTGACCTGGGGCCCAAGATCACCCCGATCGGTAGCCTGGCAACGCTGTTGTGGCTGCATGTGCTGGCGCGTAAAGGGGTCAGCATCGGCTGGGGGTACTACTTCAAGGTTGGGGTGCTGCTGACGGTGCCGGTGTTGCTGGTGACGTTGGCGGCTTTGGCGGTGCGGTTGAGTATTTGA
- a CDS encoding PDR/VanB family oxidoreductase, which translates to MSTLSLIIKDLERLTPRIRRLVLAAPDQSSLPTFTPGAHLELHIPGEKKQKRAYSIVNASAEDHYEIAVQLDEQSTGGSKWVHDLIIGQVVEVERPRNHFPLVSDAKHSLLIAGGIGITPMLSMARALAQSNQNFTLHYAGRDAAHMAYLEEVQCFGDSHCWISGGDSSKRFPAATVLAHPTEGAHLYICGPNAMITSVLQVARESGWPEEQLHYELFSGALQEEGDQGFEVELTVSGVSLQVAPDQTLLDAMIGAGLDPLFDCRRGDCGVCVTQVISGEADHRDICLSAREHADGAFCTCVSRARSQKLVLEL; encoded by the coding sequence ATGTCTACCTTATCGTTGATTATCAAAGATCTGGAGCGTCTGACCCCACGTATACGCCGGTTGGTACTGGCCGCACCTGATCAATCATCCTTGCCCACCTTCACGCCCGGCGCTCATCTGGAATTGCATATTCCAGGTGAAAAGAAACAAAAGCGGGCCTATTCGATCGTTAACGCGTCTGCCGAAGATCATTACGAGATCGCTGTGCAGCTGGATGAGCAGAGCACAGGCGGTTCAAAGTGGGTCCATGATTTGATCATTGGGCAAGTGGTTGAGGTCGAACGGCCTCGCAATCACTTTCCACTGGTCAGTGACGCAAAGCACTCTCTCTTGATTGCTGGCGGCATCGGTATTACGCCCATGCTGAGTATGGCTCGCGCTCTGGCGCAATCGAACCAGAACTTCACGTTGCACTACGCTGGCCGCGATGCCGCGCACATGGCCTACCTCGAAGAAGTGCAGTGTTTTGGCGATAGCCATTGCTGGATCAGTGGGGGTGACAGCAGCAAGCGCTTTCCCGCCGCTACCGTGCTGGCTCACCCCACCGAGGGGGCGCACTTATACATCTGCGGGCCGAACGCGATGATCACATCGGTGCTTCAAGTCGCGCGCGAGTCGGGATGGCCGGAAGAACAGCTTCATTACGAGTTGTTCTCGGGAGCCCTTCAGGAAGAAGGCGATCAAGGATTTGAAGTCGAACTGACCGTTAGCGGCGTATCACTTCAAGTCGCACCTGACCAAACCCTGCTTGACGCAATGATCGGTGCGGGCCTGGACCCGCTCTTCGATTGTCGTAGAGGCGACTGCGGCGTTTGCGTCACTCAGGTGATTTCAGGCGAGGCCGACCATCGCGATATTTGTCTCTCGGCACGTGAGCACGCCGACGGAGCATTTTGTACGTGCGTATCTCGTGCCCGTTCTCAAAAACTGGTCCTAGAACTCTAA
- a CDS encoding helix-turn-helix domain-containing protein yields the protein MPLTEKELMLRDATRNIGEELLESIRDVKAGRYGAVRQVEVTEAAEARNRTGLSQLKFAQLLGVSVRTLQEWEQGRRIPSGAARSLLHIAASRPDVFREVLQGR from the coding sequence ATGCCCCTGACTGAAAAAGAGCTGATGTTGCGCGATGCCACTCGCAACATCGGCGAAGAACTACTGGAATCCATCCGGGATGTGAAGGCTGGCCGCTACGGCGCTGTACGCCAGGTGGAAGTGACCGAAGCAGCCGAAGCCCGGAACAGAACCGGGCTGTCACAGCTCAAGTTTGCGCAGTTGCTGGGCGTCTCGGTGCGAACACTTCAAGAGTGGGAACAAGGCCGTCGCATCCCATCTGGCGCCGCCCGATCTCTCCTGCATATCGCAGCGTCTCGTCCAGACGTATTCCGCGAGGTTCTGCAGGGCCGATAA
- a CDS encoding SDR family oxidoreductase, whose protein sequence is MSLEGKVAIVTGSTQGLGFDIARVMIAQGAEVMLVGRSGVAGRQLAESLGPLAAFTQCDVENDEDIDACIDNTLRLFGKIDILVNNACIYDDQGLQSTREAWHKSLNVNVVSAAMFVQKVAPLLPPGSTIINITSTGGKFGAAGRALYPASKAAMLQLTKNFAVSLADLGIRVLSVSPAWTWSPSVALLTDNDITLADKVGAEFHPLGRVGRGDEVGNVVAFLCSAGASWMTGVDVPVDGGFSILGPDRGLSPRVWFQRHTDSKSADQEE, encoded by the coding sequence ATGAGCCTTGAAGGCAAAGTCGCAATCGTAACGGGCAGCACACAAGGGCTGGGATTCGATATCGCCCGGGTCATGATTGCCCAGGGTGCGGAAGTCATGCTTGTCGGTCGCAGCGGCGTCGCGGGTCGCCAACTTGCCGAATCACTCGGTCCATTGGCTGCGTTTACCCAATGTGACGTCGAAAACGACGAGGACATCGATGCCTGCATCGACAACACGCTCCGCCTGTTCGGAAAGATAGACATTCTGGTCAACAACGCCTGCATCTACGACGATCAAGGTCTCCAGTCCACGCGTGAGGCGTGGCACAAGAGCCTAAATGTCAACGTTGTGTCCGCCGCCATGTTCGTTCAGAAAGTGGCGCCTCTGCTCCCGCCAGGTAGCACGATCATCAATATCACCAGCACCGGCGGGAAGTTCGGGGCAGCCGGAAGAGCGCTTTACCCAGCGTCCAAAGCAGCCATGTTACAGCTGACGAAAAACTTCGCCGTCAGCCTGGCCGACCTGGGGATTCGTGTGCTCAGCGTCTCGCCTGCCTGGACATGGTCACCCAGTGTCGCCCTGCTGACAGATAACGATATCACGCTGGCAGACAAGGTCGGTGCCGAGTTCCATCCGCTCGGGCGCGTAGGCCGTGGAGATGAAGTTGGCAATGTGGTGGCGTTTCTATGCTCGGCCGGCGCTTCCTGGATGACGGGTGTCGATGTCCCGGTCGACGGCGGCTTCTCGATTCTCGGCCCTGATAGGGGGCTTTCTCCGCGTGTCTGGTTCCAGCGTCATACCGATTCCAAATCAGCCGACCAAGAGGAATAA
- a CDS encoding aromatic-ring-hydroxylating dioxygenase subunit beta translates to MLLDRTFNVNTTQLTSIIVDEASVRSIEQFIYKEARLLDSWRFWEWDKLFTDDGMYWVPHKHHQENPFDHISLFWENRMLRETRIRRVENARNWSQQPQTQTAHLVGNVCIEGRDEDQALVVSASFQATEWRLDQRQLAGRYTYKLMGNKDDGWKIKLKRVDLVNCNDVFANLEVFI, encoded by the coding sequence ATGTTGCTTGATCGCACATTCAATGTGAACACCACCCAACTGACGTCGATCATCGTTGATGAAGCCTCCGTGCGGTCTATCGAACAATTCATTTACAAGGAAGCTCGGCTGCTGGATTCCTGGCGTTTCTGGGAGTGGGACAAATTGTTCACCGATGACGGCATGTACTGGGTGCCTCATAAACACCATCAGGAAAATCCCTTCGACCATATTTCGCTGTTTTGGGAAAACCGCATGCTTCGGGAAACCCGTATTCGTCGGGTCGAGAATGCGCGTAACTGGTCTCAGCAGCCGCAAACTCAAACGGCACATCTGGTGGGAAATGTGTGCATTGAAGGGCGGGATGAAGATCAGGCGCTGGTCGTCAGTGCGAGTTTCCAAGCCACCGAATGGCGCCTGGATCAACGCCAACTCGCGGGACGTTACACCTACAAACTGATGGGCAATAAGGATGACGGCTGGAAAATCAAACTCAAGCGAGTCGACCTGGTGAACTGCAATGACGTGTTCGCTAACCTAGAGGTATTCATCTGA
- the antA gene encoding anthranilate 1,2-dioxygenase large subunit, producing MGRMRDIEQWKEYVESCLDFRGEEGIYRVARDMFTEPELFDLEMELIFEKNWIYACHESEVANKHDFVTMRAGRQPLIITRDGEGQLNALINACQHRGTTLTRVGKGNQSTFTCPFHAWCYKSDGRLVKVKAPNEYGDDFDKATRGLKKARIESYKGFIFVSLDVNGTDTLEDYLGDAKVFFDMMVAQSPTGELEVLPGKSAYTYDGNWKLQNENGLDGYHVSTVHYNYVSTVQHRQQVNASKGLASSETLDYSKLGAGDKETDDGWFAFNNGHSVLFSDMPNPEVRPGYATIMPRLVEEYGQDKAEWMMHRLRNLNVYPSMFFLDQISSQLRIIRPIAWDKTEVNSFCLGVKGESDADRENRIRQFEDFFNVSGMGTPDDLVEFREAQRGFQARLERWSDISRGRDKWVTGPTRNTETIGISPAMIGAEFTHEGLYVNQHGNWQKFLLNGLARKAAEAESLKLKEV from the coding sequence ATGGGTCGCATGCGAGATATTGAGCAGTGGAAAGAATACGTCGAGAGCTGCCTGGATTTTCGAGGCGAGGAAGGTATCTATCGGGTAGCGCGTGACATGTTCACCGAGCCTGAACTGTTCGACCTCGAGATGGAGCTCATCTTTGAGAAGAACTGGATTTACGCGTGCCACGAAAGCGAAGTTGCGAATAAACATGACTTCGTAACGATGCGGGCCGGTCGCCAACCGTTGATCATCACCCGAGACGGCGAAGGGCAGTTAAATGCGCTGATCAACGCGTGTCAGCATCGCGGCACCACATTGACGCGGGTTGGCAAAGGTAATCAATCAACGTTCACCTGCCCCTTTCATGCTTGGTGTTACAAGAGTGACGGCAGACTGGTTAAAGTCAAAGCGCCCAATGAATATGGGGATGACTTCGACAAAGCCACTCGCGGTTTGAAAAAAGCACGAATTGAAAGCTACAAGGGCTTCATTTTCGTGAGTCTCGACGTGAACGGCACCGACACTTTGGAAGACTATCTGGGTGATGCGAAAGTCTTTTTCGACATGATGGTCGCTCAATCGCCAACGGGAGAGCTAGAAGTTCTGCCAGGTAAATCTGCCTACACCTACGACGGCAACTGGAAGTTGCAGAATGAAAACGGCCTTGACGGTTATCACGTCAGTACCGTGCATTACAACTATGTTTCAACCGTTCAACATCGCCAGCAAGTCAATGCATCGAAGGGACTTGCGTCGAGCGAAACGTTGGATTACAGCAAACTGGGCGCCGGCGATAAAGAAACGGACGATGGCTGGTTCGCATTCAACAATGGCCACAGTGTACTGTTCAGTGACATGCCCAACCCGGAAGTTCGCCCAGGTTACGCGACGATCATGCCACGCCTCGTCGAAGAGTACGGCCAAGACAAGGCCGAGTGGATGATGCACCGCCTCAGGAACTTGAACGTTTACCCCAGCATGTTCTTTCTTGACCAGATCAGTTCTCAACTCAGGATTATTCGACCTATCGCCTGGGACAAGACTGAAGTCAACAGCTTCTGTCTGGGCGTCAAGGGCGAGTCCGATGCGGATCGGGAAAACAGGATTCGACAATTCGAAGACTTCTTCAACGTTTCAGGAATGGGAACTCCTGATGACCTGGTGGAGTTTCGTGAAGCCCAGCGCGGCTTTCAGGCCCGCCTGGAACGCTGGAGCGATATCTCGCGCGGACGTGACAAGTGGGTCACAGGTCCGACCCGCAATACCGAAACCATTGGTATTTCACCAGCGATGATCGGGGCAGAGTTCACCCACGAAGGCCTGTATGTGAATCAACATGGCAACTGGCAGAAGTTTCTGCTCAATGGCCTTGCACGCAAGGCCGCCGAAGCCGAATCGCTCAAACTCAAAGAGGTCTAA
- a CDS encoding aromatic ring-hydroxylating dioxygenase subunit alpha yields the protein MIPTNEQISDLVRDDSVHKSVYTDPVLFKLEMERIYGHAWIYVGHESQVKNPGDYHTTRIGDQDVVMVRAADGKINVHYNRCPHKGAKLVADGDGNVGKFFRCPYHAWTFKLDGKHLSAPLKSGFEGTCYDPKHPDFSMVSVARVDSYRGFVFASQASYGEDLKTFLGGVVSSIDNMCDRSPVGELEVAGGIFRVQQRSNWKVFYENLHDTMHARVTHESSVDAARGEAEAIGEMPFELLIMDGNGEPYDFWEKLELRAYHNGHGYMEAIFDPGAAERDEVSRAHFECLSEAYGADRAREIMGMNRHNTVIYGSGSPHTVFMQFRVIRPLSVDKTMVEIQTFRCKGAPDVVFDRALTYANVINSPSSNVMPDDVEVYARCQEGNMTRGGDWISMHRYAGTDTLLEDGAVSINGTSELPMRNQFAAWKKFMTGTLIAKESNYKENNHVA from the coding sequence ATGATTCCGACTAACGAACAAATCTCGGACCTGGTCCGGGACGACAGCGTGCACAAGAGTGTTTACACCGACCCTGTCTTGTTCAAACTCGAGATGGAGCGCATCTACGGCCATGCGTGGATTTACGTAGGTCATGAAAGTCAGGTCAAGAACCCGGGTGACTACCACACCACCCGAATTGGTGATCAGGATGTCGTCATGGTTCGTGCGGCCGACGGCAAGATAAACGTGCATTACAACCGTTGCCCTCACAAAGGCGCAAAACTCGTCGCAGACGGCGACGGTAACGTAGGCAAGTTTTTCCGGTGCCCCTATCACGCCTGGACATTCAAGCTCGACGGCAAGCATTTGTCCGCGCCCTTGAAGAGTGGCTTCGAAGGCACTTGTTACGACCCCAAGCACCCTGACTTTTCCATGGTGAGCGTGGCGCGTGTCGACAGTTACAGGGGGTTTGTTTTCGCCAGCCAGGCCTCTTACGGGGAAGATCTGAAAACCTTTCTCGGTGGTGTGGTCAGCTCGATAGATAACATGTGTGATCGCTCACCGGTCGGTGAACTTGAAGTGGCTGGCGGCATATTCCGCGTCCAGCAACGTTCCAACTGGAAGGTTTTCTACGAAAATCTCCACGACACCATGCACGCCCGAGTCACGCATGAATCGTCTGTGGATGCCGCTCGCGGTGAAGCAGAGGCCATCGGGGAAATGCCGTTCGAACTGTTAATCATGGACGGCAACGGCGAGCCCTACGATTTCTGGGAAAAGCTGGAACTGAGGGCCTATCACAACGGCCACGGCTACATGGAGGCGATCTTCGATCCGGGTGCGGCAGAGCGGGACGAAGTGTCACGCGCACATTTCGAATGCCTGAGCGAAGCGTACGGCGCTGATCGTGCTCGCGAAATCATGGGCATGAACCGGCATAACACCGTGATCTACGGCAGCGGTTCTCCGCACACCGTGTTCATGCAGTTCCGGGTGATCCGGCCGTTGTCGGTGGATAAAACCATGGTCGAAATTCAGACGTTCCGATGCAAGGGCGCACCCGATGTGGTCTTTGATCGCGCACTGACCTACGCCAACGTCATTAACTCGCCGTCCTCGAATGTGATGCCTGACGATGTGGAAGTGTATGCCCGTTGCCAGGAAGGGAACATGACTCGCGGCGGAGACTGGATCAGCATGCATCGCTACGCCGGCACCGACACCCTCCTTGAAGACGGCGCAGTCTCCATCAACGGAACCAGCGAACTTCCGATGCGCAATCAGTTTGCCGCGTGGAAAAAGTTCATGACCGGAACCCTCATCGCCAAGGAGAGCAACTATAAGGAGAACAACCATGTTGCTTGA
- a CDS encoding dienelactone hydrolase family protein: MGEFIDVQTRDNAQTFRAYLAVPASGSGPGLVMGQEIFGINANMRAVADHYAEEGYVVLVPDLFWRMERNVDLGYTQEDFAKAIDLFQRMDVDLAVNDIAACFARLETMSQVKGNGLGYVGFCMGGKLAYLTATRTNAACSVGYYGMGIENYLDEVAQIEGRLVLHFAENDDYCDVNARDQISAALKGNTSAEMYVYPGVGHAFARAGSNHFDKPAALMAHERTIAALKREIGPHFNLSDLWDEHVKHEFETRDVPATMATMVAEPYVNHIPTMTGGVGSKQLSRFYQHHFVHGNPPDMKLIPLSRTVGALQIVDEFIMSFTHTTEIDWLLPNVAPTGKYVEIPMLGVVRFRGDKLYHEHIYWDQASILVQVGLLNPEGLPVAGVVTAQKLLDETLPSNTMMNNWKNSEPV; this comes from the coding sequence ATGGGCGAATTTATCGATGTTCAAACGCGGGACAACGCGCAGACATTTCGCGCATACCTGGCGGTTCCAGCGAGTGGCAGCGGCCCCGGTCTGGTGATGGGGCAGGAGATCTTCGGCATCAACGCAAACATGCGCGCCGTCGCAGACCACTATGCAGAAGAAGGCTACGTCGTTCTGGTCCCTGATCTGTTCTGGAGAATGGAGCGGAACGTGGACCTAGGCTACACCCAGGAAGACTTCGCGAAAGCCATCGACCTGTTCCAGCGCATGGACGTGGACCTGGCCGTCAACGATATCGCCGCCTGCTTCGCCCGGCTCGAAACGATGAGTCAGGTCAAAGGTAACGGCCTGGGCTACGTCGGGTTCTGCATGGGCGGAAAGCTGGCCTACCTGACGGCAACACGGACCAACGCTGCCTGCTCCGTGGGCTACTACGGCATGGGGATTGAAAACTATCTGGATGAGGTCGCCCAGATCGAAGGTCGTCTCGTGCTGCACTTCGCTGAAAACGATGATTACTGTGATGTGAACGCGCGTGATCAGATCTCGGCCGCCCTGAAAGGCAACACCAGCGCCGAGATGTACGTCTACCCCGGTGTCGGTCATGCGTTCGCCAGGGCCGGAAGCAACCACTTCGACAAGCCCGCTGCACTGATGGCTCACGAGCGAACCATTGCGGCCTTGAAGCGCGAGATCGGTCCGCATTTCAATCTTTCAGACCTGTGGGACGAGCACGTCAAGCACGAGTTCGAAACCCGCGACGTCCCCGCGACAATGGCCACGATGGTCGCTGAACCCTATGTCAATCACATCCCGACCATGACCGGGGGCGTCGGAAGCAAGCAGCTCAGCCGCTTCTATCAACATCACTTCGTTCACGGCAATCCACCTGACATGAAGCTCATTCCGCTCTCGCGCACGGTGGGTGCCCTTCAGATTGTCGATGAATTCATCATGAGTTTTACCCACACCACCGAAATCGACTGGCTGCTCCCGAACGTCGCCCCGACCGGCAAATATGTTGAGATACCCATGCTGGGCGTCGTGAGATTTCGTGGTGACAAGCTCTACCACGAACACATCTACTGGGACCAGGCCAGCATACTGGTTCAGGTCGGTCTGTTGAACCCTGAGGGGCTGCCTGTCGCCGGCGTCGTTACCGCTCAGAAGCTGCTCGACGAAACGCTTCCTTCCAACACGATGATGAACAACTGGAAGAACAGCGAACCGGTCTGA
- the antC gene encoding anthranilate 1,2-dioxygenase electron transfer component AntC, with protein MMYKVALNFADGKTLFCPVLPNEILLDAALKSGIKIPLDCREGVCATCQGRCESGSYTQDYVDEEALSEQDLAERRILSCQTRVQSDASFYFDFDSSLCNSEGTTEIITTVKEVVHVSAGTAILRTTVEGDTSLNYLPGQYARLQIPGTEHRRSYSFACAPGTQTLEFLVRLLPDGVMSNYLREHCKPGDTIAMEAPLGAFYLRHIDRPIVMMAGGTGLSAFLGMLDQLAEKGGAGFPVHLYYGVRTEQDLCELPRLAAYTRTVEKFEFTPVLSESDGDWQGKCGFITDHLALYEATDMPFDMYICGPPPMVESIKQWHQKSGQTSARIYLEKFTESNT; from the coding sequence ATCATGTACAAGGTCGCGTTGAACTTCGCCGATGGCAAAACGCTTTTTTGCCCCGTTCTGCCTAACGAAATTTTATTGGACGCTGCATTGAAAAGCGGAATCAAGATCCCCCTTGATTGCCGCGAGGGCGTTTGCGCGACCTGTCAGGGACGCTGCGAGTCTGGCAGTTACACGCAAGACTACGTTGATGAGGAGGCGTTGTCTGAGCAAGACTTGGCAGAACGCAGGATTCTGTCGTGCCAGACCCGTGTCCAGTCAGACGCGTCTTTCTATTTCGATTTTGATTCGAGCCTGTGCAACAGCGAAGGAACCACGGAGATCATCACGACGGTCAAAGAAGTGGTTCACGTTTCGGCCGGCACTGCCATTCTGCGGACCACGGTTGAAGGCGACACTTCTCTGAACTACCTGCCCGGTCAATATGCAAGGTTGCAGATACCTGGCACGGAACATCGCCGTTCCTATTCTTTCGCCTGCGCACCCGGCACGCAAACACTTGAGTTTCTGGTGCGTCTGCTGCCGGACGGGGTGATGAGCAACTACCTGCGTGAGCACTGCAAGCCCGGCGACACAATCGCCATGGAAGCACCTTTGGGAGCGTTTTATCTCAGGCACATCGACCGCCCAATCGTGATGATGGCTGGAGGTACGGGCCTCTCAGCCTTCCTGGGCATGCTTGATCAACTGGCGGAAAAGGGAGGGGCCGGGTTTCCGGTCCACCTCTATTACGGCGTGCGAACAGAACAGGACCTGTGCGAACTGCCACGTCTGGCGGCCTATACACGCACCGTCGAGAAGTTTGAATTCACGCCTGTCCTCAGTGAATCAGACGGCGACTGGCAGGGAAAGTGCGGGTTTATTACCGATCACCTCGCACTCTATGAAGCCACCGACATGCCATTCGATATGTACATTTGCGGTCCACCGCCAATGGTTGAATCGATTAAACAGTGGCATCAAAAGAGCGGCCAGACATCAGCACGCATCTACCTCGAAAAGTTCACGGAAAGTAATACGTAA
- the antB gene encoding anthranilate 1,2-dioxygenase small subunit translates to MSAELQYRVEQFLYKKSELCDAQEWDAYLTLFSEESEFHLPQWDSEHVFTQDPKREMSLIYYPNRGGLEDRVFRLRTGKAASATPMPRTLHMISNVRIKALGGGVLEVLTNWHTLYYRHATSEQFYGRATYTLQPNGDSWLISRKHTVLLNDTINSVLDFYHL, encoded by the coding sequence ATGAGTGCAGAACTTCAGTACCGGGTCGAACAATTCCTGTACAAAAAATCAGAACTTTGCGATGCCCAGGAGTGGGATGCCTATCTGACGCTGTTCAGCGAAGAAAGCGAATTTCATTTGCCGCAGTGGGATTCGGAACACGTATTTACCCAAGACCCCAAAAGAGAAATGTCGCTGATTTATTACCCCAACCGCGGTGGCCTTGAAGACCGAGTCTTCCGACTGCGCACGGGCAAAGCGGCTTCAGCCACGCCGATGCCGCGCACGTTACATATGATCAGTAATGTTCGCATCAAAGCGTTGGGTGGCGGCGTACTGGAAGTGCTGACGAACTGGCATACGCTCTATTATCGCCATGCCACCTCCGAGCAGTTCTACGGAAGAGCAACTTACACGTTACAACCGAACGGTGACAGTTGGTTGATCTCCAGAAAACATACCGTATTGCTCAACGACACGATCAATTCGGTCCTGGATTTCTATCACCTCTGA